From the genome of Pseudomonas mohnii:
GTGCAGGACGGCTTCGATTTCGTCCAGCTCGATGTCCAGCTCCGGGTCGAAGGCTTCGAGTATCTCCTCGAGCGTCTCGTCCAGGTAGCCCTGATTGTTGATGCAGTCGATCAGGGTCACGGCGATCAGGCGATCGGTGTCGGACATGGGCGCCAGGTTCAATTGCCACAGCAAATGGCTTTGCAGGCTTTCACCGGCCGATGTGCGGGTGGTGAAATCCCACTCGTCGTCATCGTTGCTCGGCAGACTGCTGGCGCTGGTCTGGTAAACGTCTTCCCAGGCGGTATCGACGGGCAGTTCGTTGGGGATACGCTCGTTCCAGTCGCCTTCCTCGAGGTTATCAACCGTCGGTGCGCTTTCCTGGTAGGAGGGTTCCTGAATGTCGGGGTTGGGTTTCTGTTCGGCGTTGTCGGCCAAGGGGTCGCTGTTATCGAAGTCGTCGCCTTCTTCCTGGCGTTCGAGCATCGGATTGGACTCCAGGGCCTCCTGGATTTCCTGTTGCAGGTCCAGGGTCGACAATTGGAGCAGGCGGATGGCCTGTTGCAGCTGCGGTGTCATCGTCAGCTGCTGGCCCATTCTCAAGACTAGCGATGGTTTCATGGCAGGGGCTAAACACCTTATTCGCCGGCGCACATGCGCCATCCACTACAGGGCGCCGGAGCGCCAAACATAAGCAAATTATATGCCTGAAACTGAAGTGTTTGCCTAGAGCGCTGTAACAATAAAAAAGTGTTGATTTTTTATCGAGACAAGCGCTCGGTCGACTAGCCAGACACCTCGGTGCTTACAGGCGGAACTCATGGCCCAAATACACTTCCTTGACCAGATCGTTGGCCAGGATGGTTGCAGCGTCGCCTTCGGCGATCAATTGGCCATCGTTGACGATGTAGGCGGTTTCACAGATGTCGAGGGTGTCACGGACGTTGTGGTCGGTGATCAGCACGCCAATGCCCTTGGCCTTGAGGTGATGGATGATCTGTTTGATGTCGCCCACCGAAATCGGGTCCACGCCGGCGAAGGGCTCGTCGAGGAGGATGAATTTCGGGTTGGTGGCCAATGCCCGGGCGATTTCCACACGGCGGCGTTCGCCACCGGACAGGCTCATGCCGAGGTTGTCGCGGATGTGGCTGATGTGGAATTCCTGCAGCAGGCTTTCCAGCTCCTTGCGGCGACCGGCCTTGTCGAGTTCCTTGCGGGTCTCCAGGATCGCCATGATGTTGTCGGCGACCGAGAGTTTGCGGAAGATCGACGCTTCTTGCGGCAGATAGCCGATACCGGCCTTTGCGCGGCCGTGCATTGGCTGGTGGCTGACGTCCAGGTCGTCGATCAGTACGCGGCCTTGATCGGCCTGTACCAGGCCTACGATCATGTAGAAGCAGGTGGTCTTGCCGGCGCCGTTAGGGCCTAGCAGGCCAACGATCTGACCGCTGTCGATGGACAGGCTGACATCACGGACGACCTGGCGGCTCTTGTAGCTCTTGGCCAGATGCTGAGCTTTCAGAGTTGCCATTACTGGGCCTTTTGCTCGTCGGTTTTCTTCTTCGGCTGGATCACCATGTCGATGCGCGGACGCGCTTCGGTGACCTTGTTACCTGTCGCTCGGCCAGCGCTCGCAAGCTTCTTGACGGTGTCGTAGACGATTTTTTCGCCCTGGGTGGTGTTGTTGTCCTTGTCGATGACTTTGGCGCGATCGATCAGTACGACGCGGTTTTGCGCGGCGTGGTACTGGATGGTCACTCCCCAGCCCTGGACAGGCTTGGTGTCGCCCTGGGTTTGCAGTTGTTCGAAGTAGGCCAGGTTGCCTACAGAGGTCACTACGTCGATATCGCCGGTCGGCGTGCGGGTGATGGTCACGGTGTTGCCGGTGACCTTCATCGAGCCCTGGGTAATGATCACGTCACCTTTGTAGGTGGCAACGCCATTCTTGTCGTCCAGTTGGGCGTCGTCGGCTTGAATGCGGATAGGCTGCTCTTGATCGTTCGGCAGAGCCCAGGCGCTCACGCTTCCCAGTGCTGCGCCCAGACTGAGCAAAATAGGGAGGGTTTTAACGAGCCTCATACTGTCCTCTTACGTTCGATAGCAGGTGTATCCTGCTTTCTTTCAAATACGCTTTCATTCCGGTACCGGTCGATACGCCGCCAGCGCCGTCGATTCTAACGGGTTGCTCGGTCTGCGCATATTGCTGCTGCGGGAACACCGTCATTCGAGTGGTGGTGATCAGGGTTCTGCGGTTTTTTTCATCAAAGCGCGTGATGCGTACCGAATCGATCAATTCAACCTGCGTGCCGTCCGGGTTGACCTCACCTTTTTCGCTCTGGACGTGCCACGGGAACTCGGTGCCGCGGAACATGTTCAGGTCAGGGTTGGTCAGCAGCGTGACTTCGCTTGCTTTGAGGTGCTCGACTTTGTCGGAAGTCATTTCGTATTGAAGCCTGCCATCAGGCAGGAACTGCACGCTGTGGGCGTTGGTAGCGTAATAATCGATTTCGCTTTCGTCGACATGCGCGATCGGTTTGTCGAGGAAGCGTTCCGGGCTGATGTTCCAATAGCCGACCGCGGCGAAAATCGCCGCAATGCAACCGAACACCAGAATGTTGCGAATTTTTTTGTTCAGCATGGTTTGGCTCACAGGTACGCGGCGTTGGCCGCATCGAGACGGCCCTGGGCGCGCAGGATCAATTCGCAGAATTCGCGGGCGGCACCCTCGCCACCGCGGGCCTGGGTTACTCCGTGAGCGTGTTCACGCACAAAGCTTGCGGCATTGGCCACCGCCATGCCCAGGCCGACGCGGCGAATGACCGGCAGGTCCGGCAGGTCGTCGCCTAGATAAGCGACCTGCTCATAGCTTAGGTTGAGTTGGCCGAGAAGCTCGTCGAGCACCACCAGTTTGTCTTCGCGCCCCTGGTACAGATGCGGGATGCCAAGGTTTTTCGCCCGTCGCTCAACCACCGGGGTTTTGCGGCCGCTGATGATCGCGGTCTGGACGCCGGCCGCCATCAGCATCTTGATGCCCTGGCCGTCGAGGGTATTGAAGGTCTTGAATTCGCTGCCGTCTTCGAGAAAGTACAGGCGCCCGTCGGTCAGGACGCCATCGACATCGAATACTGCCAGTTTGATGTGTTGGCCGCGTTGCAGCAGGTCCGCGCTCATTACATTACTCCTGCACGCAGCAAGTCGTGCATGTTCAAGGCGCCGACCGGGCGGTCTTCGCTGTCGACCACGACCAATGCGTTGATTTTATGATCTTCCATGATTTTCAGGGCCTCGGCGGCGAGCATCTCGGCGCGGGCGGTCTTGCCGTGCACGGTCATGACCTGATCTATCGTGGCGCTATGGATGTCGACGCTGCGGTCCAGGGTGCGGCGCAAGTCGCCGTCGGTGAAGATCCCGGCCAGCTTGCCGTCGGCCTCGAGGATGACTGTCATGCCAAGGCCCTTGCGAGTCATTTCCATCAGCGCATCCTTGAGCAAGGTGCCGCGCTGAACCTGTGGCAACTCTTGCCCGGCGTGCATGACATTTTCCACCTTCAGCAGCAGGCGTCGGCCCAATGCTCCACCGGGATGGGAAAAGGCAAAGTCTTCGGCGGTAAAGCCGCGCGCTTCCAGCAGTGCGACGGACAGGGCGTCGCCCATGACCAGCGCCGCCGTAGTAGAGGAAGTGGGGGCCAGGTTCAGCGGGCAGGCTTCGTGCTCGACGTGAACGTTCAGGTTGACCTCGGCGGCCTTGGCCAGCGGCGAGTTCGGGTTGCCGGTCATGCTGATCAGCTGGATGCCCAGACGCTTGATCAGTGGCAGCAGGGTGACGATTTCATTGGTCGAGCCGGAGTTCGACAGCGCCAGGATGATGTCGTCGCGGGTGATCATTCCCATGTCGCCGTGGCTGGCTTCGGCCGGATGCACGAAAAATGCGGTGGTGCCGGTGCTGGCCAGGGTGGCGGCGATCTTGTTGCCGATATGCCCCGACTTGCCCATGCCGACCACGACTACGCGGCCTTTGCTGGCCAGAATCATCTCGCAGGCGCGTACGAAATCTGCGTCGATATGCGGTAGCAAGCTTTGTACGGCTTCTACCTCGAGGCGGATGGTGCGTTGTGCTGATTGAATCAGGTCGCTGGATTGGCTCATGTCTGAATCGTATAGCCTGATGAAAAGGCGGCGATTATAGCGGTTATGATCGAAACCCTCACGCAAGTTTGTCGAGCATTGTCTCTCCATGCTGCTCAATCCCTCTAAATGAGCGTTTTTGCCTGTCTTGTTGCTGAATATGGCTCGGCATTGGCCTTGGGCGCGTGGCCATTGCAGTGATATAGTTCGCCGCCAGTTCGGCCCGCTCGGCGGATGTGCTTTTGTCAGGAAGCCAGGCGTCCGAGTGAGAGGCTGCATCGCAAGGAGTTTAGATGAGTGCCGATAACGCCTACGCGGTCGAGCTGAAGGGACTGACCTTCAAGCGCGGTGCGCGCAGCATTTTCAATAACGTCGATATCCGTATTCCCCGCGGCAAGGTCACCGGCATCATGGGGCCTTCCGGGTGTGGCAAGACCACGCTGTTGCGGTTGATGGGCGCACAATTGCGGCCTACCAATGGCGAAGTCTGGGTCAACGGTCAGAACCTGCCAAAACTGTCGCGCAGCGATCTGTTCGACGCCCGCAAGCACATGGGCGTGCTGTTTCAGAGCGGCGCACTCTTTACCGACCTCGATGTGTTCGAGAACGTCGCCTTTCCGCTGCGTGTTCACACCCAACTGCCGGAAGAAATGATCCGCGATATCGTCCTGCTCAAATTGCAGGCCGTGGGTTTGCGCGGCGCCCTTGATCTGATGCCCGACGAGCTGTCAGGCGGCATGAAGCGCCGCGTCGCGCTGGCGAGGGCGATTGCGCTCGATCCGCAAATTCTCATGTACGACGAGCCCTTTGTCGGTCAGGACCCTATCGCCATGGGCGTACTGGTGCGCCTGATCCGCTTGCTCAACGATGCATTGGGCATCACCAGCATCGTGGTCTCCCACGACCTGGCCGAAACCGCGAGCATCGCCGACTACATCTATGTGGTCGGCGACGGGCAGGTGTTGGGGCAGGGCACGCCTGACGAGCTGATGAACTCGGACGAGCCGCGTATCCGTCAATTCATGACAGGCGATCCGGACGGTCCGGTCCCCTATCACTTTCCAGCGACGGACTACCGCGCAGATCTTCTGGGGAAGCGTTGATGCGCAAGATTTCACTTATAGAGCGAGTGCGCCGGTTCGGCCAGGCCGGCATCGATGTGCTGTCGGTGTTCGGTCGTTCGGCCATATTTCTGTTTCACGCGCTTCTTGGGCGTGGCGGTATTGGCGGCGGTTTTGGCTTGCTGGTCAAGCAGTTGCACTCGGTGGGCGTGATGT
Proteins encoded in this window:
- a CDS encoding KdsC family phosphatase yields the protein MSADLLQRGQHIKLAVFDVDGVLTDGRLYFLEDGSEFKTFNTLDGQGIKMLMAAGVQTAIISGRKTPVVERRAKNLGIPHLYQGREDKLVVLDELLGQLNLSYEQVAYLGDDLPDLPVIRRVGLGMAVANAASFVREHAHGVTQARGGEGAAREFCELILRAQGRLDAANAAYL
- a CDS encoding KpsF/GutQ family sugar-phosphate isomerase produces the protein MSQSSDLIQSAQRTIRLEVEAVQSLLPHIDADFVRACEMILASKGRVVVVGMGKSGHIGNKIAATLASTGTTAFFVHPAEASHGDMGMITRDDIILALSNSGSTNEIVTLLPLIKRLGIQLISMTGNPNSPLAKAAEVNLNVHVEHEACPLNLAPTSSTTAALVMGDALSVALLEARGFTAEDFAFSHPGGALGRRLLLKVENVMHAGQELPQVQRGTLLKDALMEMTRKGLGMTVILEADGKLAGIFTDGDLRRTLDRSVDIHSATIDQVMTVHGKTARAEMLAAEALKIMEDHKINALVVVDSEDRPVGALNMHDLLRAGVM
- the lptB gene encoding LPS export ABC transporter ATP-binding protein, whose amino-acid sequence is MATLKAQHLAKSYKSRQVVRDVSLSIDSGQIVGLLGPNGAGKTTCFYMIVGLVQADQGRVLIDDLDVSHQPMHGRAKAGIGYLPQEASIFRKLSVADNIMAILETRKELDKAGRRKELESLLQEFHISHIRDNLGMSLSGGERRRVEIARALATNPKFILLDEPFAGVDPISVGDIKQIIHHLKAKGIGVLITDHNVRDTLDICETAYIVNDGQLIAEGDAATILANDLVKEVYLGHEFRL
- the lptC gene encoding LPS export ABC transporter periplasmic protein LptC, giving the protein MLNKKIRNILVFGCIAAIFAAVGYWNISPERFLDKPIAHVDESEIDYYATNAHSVQFLPDGRLQYEMTSDKVEHLKASEVTLLTNPDLNMFRGTEFPWHVQSEKGEVNPDGTQVELIDSVRITRFDEKNRRTLITTTRMTVFPQQQYAQTEQPVRIDGAGGVSTGTGMKAYLKESRIHLLSNVRGQYEAR
- the lptA gene encoding lipopolysaccharide transport periplasmic protein LptA produces the protein MRLVKTLPILLSLGAALGSVSAWALPNDQEQPIRIQADDAQLDDKNGVATYKGDVIITQGSMKVTGNTVTITRTPTGDIDVVTSVGNLAYFEQLQTQGDTKPVQGWGVTIQYHAAQNRVVLIDRAKVIDKDNNTTQGEKIVYDTVKKLASAGRATGNKVTEARPRIDMVIQPKKKTDEQKAQ
- a CDS encoding ATP-binding cassette domain-containing protein codes for the protein MSADNAYAVELKGLTFKRGARSIFNNVDIRIPRGKVTGIMGPSGCGKTTLLRLMGAQLRPTNGEVWVNGQNLPKLSRSDLFDARKHMGVLFQSGALFTDLDVFENVAFPLRVHTQLPEEMIRDIVLLKLQAVGLRGALDLMPDELSGGMKRRVALARAIALDPQILMYDEPFVGQDPIAMGVLVRLIRLLNDALGITSIVVSHDLAETASIADYIYVVGDGQVLGQGTPDELMNSDEPRIRQFMTGDPDGPVPYHFPATDYRADLLGKR